Sequence from the Sphingobacteriaceae bacterium GW460-11-11-14-LB5 genome:
ATGGTTAAGCCCGTGTCTATTTTTACAAATCACATGGTGCTACAGCAACAAAGCAATGTGGCGATCTGGGGCTGGGCTAAACCCGCAAGCAAAGTAAAGATCAGTACTTCCTGGAACAAACAAAACTATACCGTTACTTCCGATCAGCTTGGTAAATGGAAGGTAAGGGTGGCCACACCAACAGCAGGAGGGCCTTACGAAATTGAATTAAATGATGGTGAAAAATTAGTTTTAACCGATATCCTGATCGGCGAAGTGTGGTTTTGCGGCGGACAATCAAACATGGAGATGCCGATGAAAGGTTTTAAAAGCCAACCCATAATTGGTTCTAACGAGGTCATTTTAAAATCGTCGAATAAAAATATCAGGTTGTATACCGTTCCACGTTCTTCAATAACCGAAAGACAAGAAAATAGCAAGCCTTCTGATTGGAAATTGGCTGCACCAGAAACCGTTTCTAATTTCAGTGCCACGGCCTATTATTTTGGTTCGTTGTTAAGCGAAATGTTGAACGTACCAATTGGAATCATCAACGACAGTTACGGAGGATCAACTATCGAGGCCTGGATGTCGCCGGAAGATCTAAAAGCCTATACCGAAATTAAAATTCCATCAAAAGGCGACAGCATTAAAGAAGTTAGCCGCACACCAACCACCCTGTATAATGGTATGCTGTATCCAGTGATGGGTTATGGCATAAAAGGTGTTATCTGGTACCAGGGCGAATCTAATTACGAGCGTCCGGATCGTTACGAAGATCTGTTTCCTGCAATGGTTTCTTCCTGGCGTAAAAACTGGGACAATGGCGATTTCCCGTTCTATTATGCCCAGATTGCACCATATAATTATGCACAATTGCCTCCTAATCATATTGGTGGAAAATATAATTCAGCCTATTTAAGAGAAGCACAACGTAAATCATTGGCTAAAATTCCAAATTCTGGAATGGCAGTTTTATTGGATATTGGCGAAGAAAAATCTATTCACCCAGCAAACAAAAAACAAGGCGGACAGAGACTGGCTTACCTTGCTTTAGCTCAAACTTATGGCATTAAAGGTTTTGGTTTCTCAAGCCCCAATTACGAATCATTAACGGTAGAAAAGAATACTGCTGTGATCAAATTTCAAAATGTACCAAACGGCTTAACTTCTTTCGGTAAAGAACTATCTTTATTCGAAATTGCAGGAGCCGACAAGAAATTTTATCCGGCAAAAGCAGCCATAAAAGGAAGTAGCATAAACGTTTCAGCCCCTGAAGTTAAAGCGCCCGTAGCCGTTCGTTACGCCTTTAAAGATTTCGTAATTGGGGATTTGTTTGGAAACGATGGCCTGCCTGTTTCCTCATTCCGTACTGATAACTGGGATAATTAATCATGATTTTAGCCACTAAGACACAAAGCGCACGAGGTATTTTAGCCAGGAACTTAAATGTTCTTTCATGCCTGATATGGTTGAAAATTCCTTTAAATTTCTTATGTGGTCTCAGGTGCCTTAGGTGGTCAAAAAACACACACCTTTTCTTTGTCTTTTTGTGGTTAATCATTCCAAATGCTTTTTCGCAAGAAAAAGACAATGTGGTATGGACCTCACAAAGTAACAATTCATCAGCATCTATGCCCGTAGGTGGTGGCGATATTGGCTTAAACCTTTGGGTAGAAAAAGGTGATGTTTATCTCTACTTATCGCGTAGCGGAACATTTGATGAAAATAATACCTTACTCAAACTTGGTCGTGTTAAACTGAGGTTAAGTCCGAATCCTTTCGAAGGAAAAACCTTCAAACAGGAACTGATTTTAAGAGATGGTTATGCCCTGATTTCCGGCACAAATGGTCAATTAAACACTCAAATTAAGGTTTGGGTAGATGTTTTTAATCCGGTCATCCACCTTGATGTAAAATCCAATCAGAAAGTTACAACCGAAGCCAGTTACGAAAGCTGGCGTTTTGAAGACCGCATCACGAAAGGCAAAGAAAATAACCAGAATTCGTATAAATGGGCACCTCAGGGTATTGTTAAAACATGGAAAGATGAAATAGCCTTTAAAAATAATGTTATTCAATTCTACCATCAGAACAAACCTGAAACCGTATTCGATGTTACCGTAAAACAGCAGGGACTTGAAGACAGAAAAGCTGATCTCTTTAATCCTTTAAAAAATCTCATTTCCGGAGGTGGCATGCAAGGCAGTAATATGGTGCCGGCCGGAAACTATTCAGGGATATACCTCAGTACGCCATTTAAAGCCTGGACTTTGAAAAGTAAAACGCCTGCTGTTTCAAACCATATCACCGTTACTTTAAATACTTCAAAAACAGCATCAGTTAGCGAATGGGAGAAGGATTTAAATAGGATAAAGGTTAAAAACGATCAAAAAGCCAGTATAAAATGGTGGAATGCCTATTGGGCAAAAAGTTTCATTTACATTCAGGCTAAAGACGAAACGGCAAATCAATCGGCTAAAAACTATCAGTTGTTCCGGTATATGCTGGGCTGCAATGCCTTTGGTCAATATCCAACAAAATTTAACGGCGGACTTTTTACTTTCGACCCTCAGTTAACGGATACGGCCTTAAAATACACACCAGATTTCAGAAACTGGGGTGGTGGAACACATACCGCTCAAAACCAGCGCCTGGTGTATTGGCCAATGTTGAAAAGCGGAGATTTTGATATGATGAAAGCTCAGTTCGATTTCTATCTGAATTTATTGAAGAATGCAGAAATCAGGACTGAAGCATCCTGGGGGCATAAGGGCGCTAGTTTTACCGAACAATTAGAAAATTTCGGACTACCAAATCCTGCTGAGTATGGCTGGAAACGCCCTGCTGATTTTAATAAAGGTATGGAGTATAATGCCTGGTTAGAATACGAATGGGACACTGTGCTGGAGTTCTGTATGATGATTTTGGAAACTGAAAGGTATGGTGGCAAAAACATCGATAAGTACCTTCCTTTAATCGAAAGTTCACTTACCTTTTTTAAAGAACATTATACTTATTTAGCCAAACAAAGAGGCGCAAAAGCTTTGGATGCCGAAGGACATTTGATTTTATATCCAGGTTCCGGGGCCGAAACCTATAAAATGGCTTACAATTCTACCTCTACAATTGCGTCTTTAAAAACAGTTCTGGAAAGATTAATGGCGCTGCCTTCTTTGTCTGAAAGCAAAAAAACCGAATGGGCAGCGATGCTAAAAACCATTCCACCAATAAGTTTCAGGGCTTTCGAAGGACATGCCACCATTTCTCCTGCTAAACTTTGGGAGCGTATTAACAATCAGGAGAGTCCACAGTTGTATCCTGTATATCCATGGGGAATTTATGGAATGGGTAAACCTGGTTTAGATACCGCAATTAATACTTTTAAATACGATACCGATGTGCTGAAATTCAGAAACCATATCGGATGGAAACAGGATAACATCTTCGCTGCAAGGTTGGGCTTAACTGAAGATGCAGCCAAGCTAACTATAGCTAAGTTAAAAGATTCTGGCAGGAGGTTTCCTGCATTTTGGGGGCCAGGTTTCGACTGGACACCGGACCACAACTGGGGTGGATCGGGTATGATCGGCTTACAAGAAATGCTGATGCAGGTTGACGAAAAAAAAATATATTTGTTTCCGGCATGGCCAAAAGATTGGGATGTGCATTTCAAACTTTATGCGCCTTACCAAACCACGGTAGAAGGAACTTTAAAAGATGGAAAATTAATAGAATTGAAGGTATTACCTGAATCGAGAAAGACTGATATAAAAATAATGATTAATTAAGCGGTATCGTCATCCTGAACTTGTTTCAGTATCTAACAGGAAAGATGCTGATCCCAGAACTTCGGACCAGCATGATGGACGCTTTAATATAAAAAAGAGATGGATTTACAATTAAAAGAAAAAGTTATTGTCATCACGGGTGCTGCAAAAGGCATTGGCCGTAGTATTGCAGAAGTATTTGCCAAAGAAAATGCAATTGCGGTAATTGTTGGCAGAAAAGCAGAAGACAATCAGATCGTGGTTGATGCAATTGCTACAAATGGCGGAAAAGCAGCACAATTTGTGGCTGAACTATCTAACCCGGAAGATTGCGAAACCGTGGTGAAAAATATAGTAGCACAGTTCGGCAGGATTGATGGTTTAGTAAATAACGCAGGCGTTAATGATGGTGTGGGTTTAGAAAGTGGCAACTATAAAGACTTTATGGCCTCGCTGCATAAAAATGTGGTACATTATTATTTGATGGCGCACCATGTTTTGCCAG
This genomic interval carries:
- a CDS encoding sialate O-acetylesterase, whose translation is MKTMKLKLIIFLNLACCFIASAMVKPVSIFTNHMVLQQQSNVAIWGWAKPASKVKISTSWNKQNYTVTSDQLGKWKVRVATPTAGGPYEIELNDGEKLVLTDILIGEVWFCGGQSNMEMPMKGFKSQPIIGSNEVILKSSNKNIRLYTVPRSSITERQENSKPSDWKLAAPETVSNFSATAYYFGSLLSEMLNVPIGIINDSYGGSTIEAWMSPEDLKAYTEIKIPSKGDSIKEVSRTPTTLYNGMLYPVMGYGIKGVIWYQGESNYERPDRYEDLFPAMVSSWRKNWDNGDFPFYYAQIAPYNYAQLPPNHIGGKYNSAYLREAQRKSLAKIPNSGMAVLLDIGEEKSIHPANKKQGGQRLAYLALAQTYGIKGFGFSSPNYESLTVEKNTAVIKFQNVPNGLTSFGKELSLFEIAGADKKFYPAKAAIKGSSINVSAPEVKAPVAVRYAFKDFVIGDLFGNDGLPVSSFRTDNWDN